The genomic stretch CCTCAATATCAGATACTACAGTTCTAGCATGAAGATCTTCTACGGTATTTAGACTATCAAAAAGATACGAATTTCTCcatgaacaaaattttgaatccTACTTAATGAGAGAAACAAATCATTGTGATGATcctaaaaattataagaaagcTATACTGGATACTAATTCAAGTAGATGGCTAGAAGTAAAGAATTCTGAAATAGAATCATGCTTACTAATCAAGTATAGACACTCATCAATCCACCAAAAGGAATTGTTCTTATtggttgtaaatgggttttcaagagaaagattgatAATAATAGAAAGGTAGAGACTTATAAAGCTCAACTAATAACAAAGAGTGATACTCAGAAATAAGGGTTGGATTATAAGAAAACTTTTTTACTCATGGgtatgattaaatccatctgAATAATACTAGTTATCGCaacataccatgattatgaaatttggcaaaTGGATGTCAATACTGTGTTCCTCAATGAATTCattaaggaaaacatatatatagaacAGCTCATAGGTTTTGTATCCGCTTCCGAAAGATGTAAGGTGCAAGTTACATTGatctatttataaattgaaacaaGCATCCAGAAGTTGAAacatttgattcaataaaacaatcaaattgtttggttacaaaaaaaatatggatGAACCATTGTTTACAAATAGGTTAAGGATCATGTcattacatttctcatattgtatgtagatgacatactaCTAATAGGTAATGACATACTACTAATGGGTAATAACATTGACatgatgaataaaataaaaatatgattgtCCAAAACTTTCTCGATGAAAGACTTAGGACATATGACCTATATAAAGatagaacaaaaaatataattggattatctcaaaaattatatataaaaaaatgttaaaaatttttaacatggaAAACTCAAAAAGATGACTTTTGCCTTTCACTtataattttcatctttttaaagaTACGAGTCCAAAGACTAATGAAAAACGACAACAAATGCATAATGTGTATTATACTTCGGCTGTAAGTACACCCATGTACATAATGTTATGTACAAGACTTGATATAGCATTTGTTGCAATTGTTATAAGCAGATATCACAGTAATCCAAGGAAAAAACATTAGTCAACTGtaaaatcaatccttaagtacttaagaagaACTAAGGATCTCGTTCTAAGTTATAGGTGTTTAGAGTTAAACATTCAGAGATACTCAAACTTTGATTTCCAATCATACATTGATGATAGAGAGTTTATATcagggtttatttttatttgtaatagggGTATGGTTAGTTGGAAGAgtttcaaacaatcaaccacCTTTAACTCCACTACAACGGTTGAATATATTACTGTTTCACAAACTACAAAAGAGGTTGTACGAATACATAAGTTTGTATCCAAACTTGCTATGGTTCCAAATACGGTTTCTCTAATAATCATGTTTTGTGACAACACTAATGTTATTGCATAGACAAAAGAACCAAGGGTGCATAAGAAGGCCAAACATATTCAGTGAAAGTATCATATTTTAAGAGAACTCGATGGAACTAAAGAGATCATAATTCAAAAGACACCGTCAGTAGAAAACGTTGTTGACCTATTAACTAAAACGATAACACTGAAACAGTTGAACTATCATCTTGAGAAAATAGGTATATGATACAACAGCAAATGACTCTAGTGCAAGTGAGAGTTTTGTTAATGTATGTCCTAGGAACCATTCATGTTGTAGGTTTCAGGAACATTTTGTCTTATATGTACACTTGtaataacttattaataaaagagaataattcttttgtttatatacataagttatttcctttatttgcgataatataaaatatgtatataaaatgtTCACAAGGCTCACTTAATAAATAAACTGAATCATCAAATTTTTCTTATAGACGTGATATAAATTAGgttattatatcacatagtaagTATACTGAATACATCTGTTGAACATCATGAGATAACATTAATGCAAGGGATAATGACGGCATGTCAATAGgatattagtatggattaacaattaaaaaactGTTTTTCAAACGTgaccaataataataaattacttgTTCATTAAATCATAATCAATGACTTATTGTATAATCATACTAGTGTACGAAATAATCCTTTGAGTTGAGATATCATGATCAAATTTGATACGGATACGAGTGATTCATATGGTAGGTGAATAAGGGGAATAAATTATGAACCGAAACTGAATTGATTTAATGATTACCTATTTTGAACTGAATTAAAAATACCAATTAACCAAACCGAATTTTTGGTTAACCAAttctttaaacaaattttaaaaaataacaatattttattattttttctattttctgaaaatatattttcatattgtattaattttttattcaacctttctaaaaccaaaaaactaatttttttatattattgaaccAGTATCTAAACCAGTATCTGAACCAATTCTTCAAATAACCtactttttattcaatttttggttCAAAAATCGGTTTTGTTCAGTTAtcgaataattttgaacacctctAATACAAGTTAACCACATTTCATATGAGAAACTATATCGATcatgtgttatttatatgtagggatgaatgatgatcaaaatGAGATCCGTTGACTCAAAAagtattaagttttaaatatatgttgattcgattcgaatctaagTTTCAAAGtgaatgtcaataaatattgaaaatcaaattttctgGTCAAAGTATAAAATAAGTCATATGAAATATGTTTGTTATAACATGTTCTAAATATTTCAATCAATGAttcataaaatatcaaaattagggCTTCGACGAATCGTGAGTTCAAAATCAATCTAGATTGGACAACAGGAGAATATTACCTATACAAAATATACAATTAGAGATATTAGATTCaatagagaattttttttattatggttTAGGGGTTATGATACATTattagatgtttaccatagtcgtCGAATTTATAGATGCACTTTCAGATGGTTTGAAAAAATACTCACAGCTATGTCATGATAAATCTAaaaggtcacaccaataaactaAACTTTCGAGAGGGAGAATTAGTTAGCTGGGGTTGGCTAGCAACTTtcgaaaaataataaaaatcatataaaatgttctATGAAtacaaaagtaacattttaaaataaggTGTTAGTAAGATAAAATGTATGtgactaaaatatataatagatatatatgtacgataaatctttaaatcaagattttagtgagccaaaagtaaaattttagaaactactactaaccaccattataaaagaataaagttAGTTCATTCTAAATATagttaattcattttaaattaaaatttgctCACTAAAATTGTAAAACTCTCTCCCCTCTCTTCCTCACAATAAGGGTGGTCTTTCTACTTGTTAGTGGACTTTCTTTAGAGGTCTCACAAGTGGAAGACTCATTTTATTATCATCCTATATCTATATAAGAggtaaaagaataaataaaatcctTCACCGTTCTCCCTTTCCTAATTAATGTTTTGATTCACGTCTCTTCAACATGTATAACGTTTTTTGCATTATTCCCCTTCACCCAACCTATTAGAACCCCCTCAAATGCATTGTCATAACCAAGTTGTCATTCATATTGCCAATAATCCAGTCTTCCATGAGCAAAAGCATATTGAGGTCGATTGTCCCTTTATTAGGGAAGCTGTAATGAACCAAAAACTATAcacttttttcacttttctctAAGCAGATTGCTGATATTTTTCTAAAGTTTGAAGTCCTAAGATAATTCTTAATATATGTAACAAGTTAAGCATGGTTAATACCTATGCTCCAGCttgaagaatattattaaactTTCATCCCACATCAGTCATTTATGTACTTTCTCATGTACTCATCCATATATTGTAGTGTAGGGGGGCTAATAtgtatcttttcattttcttgctaTCTCTCTGcacaaaaatattgaaagtaaATCATATCATGAGTGTCAATTTTGGTACGTAGATTTTAGATCATGCTACAAGGCTATTGGTTACAGCAATATTTTCCtctatttgttttctttaatggGGTGAAAGAGGGCTAACACTCTCCTATTGAGGTATCaactattaataaaatcacATGCTTGTGGGAAGGGGGAAGGGAGAAGGATGATAACAAGATATACCTATTAACACAAAATCATCCCTCCAGTACACTATTAACAAACAAACATCttctaatataaacaaaaattcatcGTAGTTTGGTCAATGTCCTCCAGTGCCACAAATAATTTAAGcaacatatttttaattgataggataatattttttacctgCTCAATGAGTGAATCAAACAAGTTTAGAATGTCAAGGTTTCTGATGCATCTGAACAAGTTGCTTGATTGATGCGGCAGTGAACGGCCTCAAATGCTCTAGCAGAATCACTTGAGAAACCCATCAATGCCTCAAATACAATGGGTAGGCTTGTTTTCAGGTTATTCATAATCATGTCTCTGGTAACCTGGACTGAGTTCAGATATTTGGTCTCTTCAGTGTGAACTTGCTTCCTCAGAGCTTCAATTTTGGCACTCTTCAGGGATAAAGGATGCTTGGGGCTCAGATTGGAGGGGTCAACTCCATCAGGTAACGTCCCTTCTAGCTTTTTCTCCATCTCAGCGAGAGACTTCAACTCCTTCTGAAGCCTTTTCTCAAGTCTATCAGACTTTTTGTGCAGATTGCGTTCTTCCAGCTGCTGTTGGAATATCACTTGGATGGCTGATAAAAAGCTCCTAATGGCTTCTATGGCCACCTATAAGCACATTGTTCAACAAAAATTGTCATCAAAAAGTCTTGCGAATACCTTGAGAATACAAGGCATTTTGTAAGAGTGCTACAGAGATATCTTGGGAATACAAGGATGAGtgcatcaaaatttcaaaatgaaagtTACAATTTTCAATAGATACAGGTTTAAcacaaaaataatgttttagaGCAATACTTTTGAGGCAATCCGTTTCATTGCCATCAAAACAACTTGCATGGAGAGAAGTAGGTAAAATGAACCAGTAGATGAGAAAATCAAGTCACCATGCTGTGCACATTAAGCAACAGCATCCTGATTTGTGCTGAGCAATGTGCACATTAAGCAACAGCCTCCTGATCTGTGCTGAGCAAACATTGCCTATGGACTAATTGaattaaacatgaaaaacaCGACAGGACTAGTGCTAGGGGTATACTGTGATTTTAGCAAATCTTAGAATTTAGgacttaaaaacaaaataatattgaaagaaTGTCCTAGACAAAGTACCTTATCAGGTAATTTGTCAAAAACAAGTTGCCAATGTTCACAGAGCCTACGAATCGCAGAAGAGCTATAAGTCTGTTGATCATGCACAAGGCAAGCAGTAAGTTGGATCCACCTACACAGGGTTCTCACATAAACTTGTTGAGAGTTTGTAAGCTTGCAGAAACTGGCAAGCCAGGCAGTGACCTCCACTTCAAGCTGAGCTGTGGCTTGTTGATGGGACTCAGTAGTATAGTCCTTGCTTTGATCATTGGTTAAATGACTCAATCGCTCAGAGATATGTTTCTGAACTTGATGGCATTCATACATTGTTCTCCACATATGCATCAGTCTGTGAGGGTTTAACCAAGATATCCATCAtaaatgtttttccttttctgaAATAAACAATCATGCAATTATCAAAGATACTAAGTTTTCATCAACATCAAAGAACAGCTAAAGCCTTTTGGGAGTTGCACCTAAACTGGCATCTCACTGGGGATATACCCAATGAGTAAATGCATGGTCTTTTGGTCAGCTTCTTTCATCTAAATTACTCAAAACTTCCTTACTTTAGCCAATTTATTGGGAAGCAGGGAAGTCGTTAGACCTTaacattcataatttcaaatgaatGGATTTGGAATGAACTTAATATTATATGGTTTTAAAACTACCAAGTAACCACTATCATATGAAAGAACATGCAATCCCAATaactgatatatatatatatatatatatgaaattgcACCCATTACTAAAGTTATGGGTGTTCGACAAAGAGTTATGATAGATGTTACAGTGTTACAAACATTACCCTGAAATTAGCGCAACCAGCTGAGGATACAGCTCTTCTTCAATGATTTGCAATATAGATGAACAAGTCTCACTAATTGAATGCTGCAGGCGTCCTATATCAGTCCCCAATTTCTCAACACAGACTCGAGTTTTCTCAGTCTTTATCCAGTTGTAGTTTTCATCTTCTTGTTTCTGTAATAACATGGATTTCTTCTTATGCTCTAATTTAGTTGTTTCTTCCTCCTACAAAATATGGATAAAGTAGAAGTAAACAGAAAATGAAGCATAAATGAACATGTATCCATCATTTACAAAACTGAACCGACCCTTGGTTGGAAattgaataagattattttattaaagagaTAAGGAAGCAGGATTAAAAAGTGAACCAAAGCTCTAAACGAAAAGCTAAACCAAAATTTCTTCGAATATCAGATGTTGGTAGACTCACTCTTACCAATTCAAGCAAAAGAACTAAATTGAAGAATCAAGgcatcaacaaaattatagctCTTATAGTTAGTTTGGTGGAAGAAAAGGTGGGGAATGCAAGCCAGTTTTCTCATTAAGTTAATGAAATCAGAAGATGTAACAATAAAACTCTGTCTAAGGGGGAAATCTATTTTCAAGAATCACAATTCATGCACAAATGTTTCCAATAATGTGTCAAATATTATTCTCACCTTTAATTCCTTGTAAAGTCTCTGCTCTGCAGCATATAGTTTGGAAAGAGTGATGCAATGAGCTCCAGGCCTGCATGGTTCACTAGGGCCACACATACCAAAAGCACCTTGTGTAAATTGGAGTGACTTGGAAGACCAGTTCCATGACAGCGAACTAAAGACCTTGGGGGAATTGCTCCTCTTCCCTGCCATGCAAATATGGTTATTATAACTTCCAGTAGGCACTTGTTACTGCAAGAGTCCATCATCATAAACTCAACAATTGACTTACAATGCGCACCCACATCCATTAAACAAAAACGGTAAGCAGTACAATATTATTGCCGCGCAGATAATTGCAGCATAATAAATCACCCAgtcctaaaatattttatcagaGAAAATCATTCAAAGCTAGTCGCTACAGAActctaaattatagttttactaGCAAGAACAATACTACAGTAaccataaaatgataaattagttTGTGGATTTCAGGACCTTTTTTTATGTCATGTgtcttcacttttttttttcccttgttttcTGGACTGTCCTgatctataaatatatagagATACAGTATACAACTAATACTGTCAGCTTCACCTAAGAACAGTTGGGTAGTGCATTGAATGCCAAACTACGTACTATACAGGTAAGTATATCTAGTAAACTACAACTACCTTTTCAGGTTTCTTCCATCAAATTTTAAAGCATTAGGCAATATGTGTGTATCATATAAAATCTAAGTTAATAGCAAGGGAGAGTAtttacttttgttttctttgaaattcTGTGGAAGAAAAGTGTCCCCGTGTTTGATGTCCATAAGAATACCTATATCCTTTCCAGCCGCCCATGCTTTCAGGAAATAATCATCTAACTCCTTGATGATACCATCCAAGGTCTTCCTCCTCCATAGTGCCATGGTCATATGAGTTGTGTCTTTAGTATATGAGCTCATCATTTTTAAGTTATCAGCAATAAGTTCTTCAGGTGGTGGCTTCTCAGTGACTGTATTAGAATTAACTTCCTCTTCCTGATCATCTTCCTCAAAGTCAGTTTTAGTTTCTGCCCAAGTTTCCTCATCAAATTGCGTCACCATTTCACACTTACTTGACTGCCCATGAGATGaagaataatgaaaatgatattcCCATGACGGACTCAGGACCTGAGTTGGTGAGATCCTGCTACCATCTTCATTGATTTCTATGCTCTCTTTGTGGATAACTTCATCTTTTAGATTATCATCAACATTCCTCAAGTCAGGACTATacggaggtggtggtggtggtggagaagGAGGCAATGAAGGAGGTGGTGAGGCCTCTAATGTTGTGTCATAAGGGGGATTTTCAATCTCTAATGACTCTGATTCAGTGAATTGCCGAAGGGTTACTCCAGTATTCTTCAGTGACCTCAAATAAGCCAATTGAGAATCAGCAAATTCTTTTCTAAGCCCTAGCAACtgtttcattaatttctttCTCTGCCTGCATATTTGCACTCTCTCTTCCTTATCAATGCTTGAAGCAGCACAACCCATCTCTCACTAAAACAAATTTCACCAGTCCATCAAATATAACTTCAAACTACAACACAATATAACCCAAGATGCAGGATCAAATTTCagaaatttttacacaaaacagtaaaaaaataaaagactaAACTCTTACATTCAAACACCAAAACAAATACCAATTTCTCAGAATACACAGCAACTAAACTGAGTTCAAATAATCGTAGTTTCGAATCTTTCTACTCAGACAACACGCTAAACACCTTCACATCAAAAATTTGTAGCTTCTAAACTGAATTCGTTAACTTTCTTAACATTTCAAAGCTCATATATACAAAAACTCTTTCACTAAAGCACACtaaaaacaagttaaaaaaaaaaaaaacactaaatttcaaataaaccaaaacatatatacaaaccCCGAAAGCTGAAAACAGGCATCATTTTCAAAAGGAGCTTGCTTCTTCACAAAATTTCGCAAGCTTACTCAACAAATGTGCTCATTTCTACCCAAAGACCAAAACCCCACATTCGCATTCCTGGATATAAGAGGTGAAGGGGTTATCtgaaaagaagacaaaaaataaCTCACCCAAAAAATAACTCACCTCCAAAACCTTAGTATCTCGCAAACAAACAAGCaaagaaagacaaaaattgaaataaaaagagGGTTTTGAGAAGACAAGAAGACAATGGTACTGACACAGAAACTGGGAAAGTAAATGAGGACTCAGTTTGCTTAAGAGTTTCAAACATtaacagagaaaaaaagaatCTTCTGCAACAAAGGAAGGAAACCAAACACATTACCATTAGTATTAGCTTGGTTTCATTTGACTTGAAGAGTGCTTTGTCACGTCTAATTCATAATATTGATTAACGCTTTACAGAGAGGAAAAAGGTCAGGGCTCGAGTACCGAGGTGGGGTACAGTAAGAGAAGCATCCAAAGACAAATTTCAGGAACATCCACcgcattttaaaaaaatatagtccaaaagactttttcccacccaaggtataatgaaaattcaaaatgacctaactaacttttcaaaatttaaatattcacccaTTGATTAGTTTCCATGGTTACAGTCAGTGGTAGAATCatcatttagagatttttatttttaaaaaattgacttcCTTTTAACCCCTtagctttaaaaattaatatttacaccctcaaactttaaaatattcatttacaCCCCAAACTTTGAATGAACAGCCaccccctaaaactttgaaacattgtaTTTACACTCCAAAAAATTTATTCCATCTTCTGACAATTGTTCTTCCTAGTGTTTCTCTTCAACGGCATCTCCCCTCCCTCCATGGTGGCTTCTCGATgtaaaaaccataaaaaatctggctaaaatagtttgattttcttgcACAAATCTGTGCATTGATGCATAGATCTATTGGACAATGTCACACAAACGCGGGCATCATTTGTGCGACATCATCTAGTTGATCTATGCATCACCAACGCATAAATCATCGCATGAATTTGTGCAAAAAAGCACAAATTCGTGCGAGAAAATCCAActattttggccaaatttttgGTAGTTTTCACATTGAAAAACCATCATGGAAGGGGAGGAGATGCAATCAAAGAGAAATGTTAGGAAGAAGGGTAGCTAGAAAGATATAATGAAGTTTTGGGGGTGTAAAtacaatgtttcaaagtttgagttaAGGAAAAGTGgttagattttaaaactaagagaaaaaaagaaacattttttctttgtttaaataaaaatttttaaatgatgattttgaccCTATCTGTAGTAGCCAAAACTAACGAATAGGTGGGCATTTCGGTTGTCGAAAGTTAGCGATGGTCACTTTagatttcattataccttggTGGGAATTAGTCCATTggccaaaaatatatacatttttttagccaaaagacttattcccaccaaaggtaaagtacaaattcaaacttatacctattaattttcaaaaacttaatatattcactcatctattaattttaactgttacTCTCAAGGGtaaaatttctatttaaaaaatttatctaaaaaatatacaaatgatcTCCTTTTTCTTACcctagttttgaaaactaacaattctctcctactttagttttaaaagttaattttttaggtttacaaaattcatatttGCCCCCCAATCTTTACagtttcatatttatatttttaaatctcataaaCCCCCCCATATATTTTACTCTTTTCGTCGCGACCCCAAACTTTGAAAACTTCActtcctcttctcttttctgATAGCCCCTCACTTTTCGGTGCCATTCTTCATTCCTTCAGTGCACCCTATACTCTCAAATCAACGAATGGACAATGAAGGTTGATCACAAAGCCAAAGTTGACTGAATTAATGCGAACACAAAGTTTCAGGTTTTAGCTTCTTCAGTAAATTCATGTTGTCATTGACCCCTCCTTCGATGGTCGATGGCAGCGCAACATCTCTTTCCTccaatttttcatattgaagGGGGACAAACCGCCAATGGCCGATGACAATGACGAATTGAAGCATTGATGGCCAAAATTGAAAGAGATATCTAGCTCAGTTTTGGCATGGGATATAAATAGGAAGAAGGTGAAGGGTATGTCATGGTGGCTCGGTCTCGATTCTtggaagcaaaagaaaaaagatgtcAATGGTGATGtagaagttgaagttgaagaatgggtgaaactaaaattttttaaaaggtaaGGATGCgactaaaataggaaaaatatgaAAGGCTGAATTGAAACCTAAACTTGGGTTGGAGGGGAGAGGATAGTTTTTAATTctgaaaaaataacaataataagagGAGAATTGttacatttcaaaattaaggtagaaaaaatgagataatttttttattcttcaaataaaatctttaaatgacaattttatttttaacagtaacaatcaaaattaacagataggtgggtatttggatttttgaaaattagtagATATGAGTTTAggttttcactaaaccttgggtgggaataagtcttttggcccttttttttaattaaataacaccTGTAACATACCTGaataggtaaaaaaaaattgtatcccCATACCATGTTTTAGTAACGTTTTAGTCCCTATTTGACATTAGGGTTGTAATAGAATCGAACCATGTCTTGTTAGGCTCGAGTGCAACTCAACTGGGTTTATGTAAGGGTTGAGTTTGAACTCTAAATCAAGAGTTATAAGGTGAAGCTCTAGATATAAACTGACGACTTAAGATCGGTTCAAAAAATTACAGTTAAAccctttaatttatatattttatcaattacttaaataattaaagttcAATGTTGGATTGTATATGCAAACTAAAAGAAGAATGGATGAAAAACCCATTCTAAAATTGGAAGGGCTAAATCAAACTTGTAATATTAAGATACAAAAGTTATGGAAGGGAAATGTAAGTCATAAAGGTAAATATAAGTTTTTGGGGATATaagcataaatttttaaatttttatgggtTTATTAATGCTTATACATTTTAATTAAGCTGGCGAGTTCAAATGGGCTAAAAAGTCAAAAATACAATAGATTTGAATTCAACTAAACAACAATCAAGATAAATCTGATTTAACACAAATCGAGTTGTAAGTAGCTCACAAATAGTTCAGTTTAATAATAGCTAATAAAAACTCGGTTTAATAGAAATCAAATCATGAGTAGGTCAGCTCATTTGCAATTCTACTTAGGAAACTTGGGGAAATTTGTTTAAACTAAACATTAGAgaccaaaacaaaattttgttgaagatGATTATAACGAACCCTTGGGGATGAAATTGATAATAACTTAGTATCATTAATGTTGAATCTTCTATACGGGCTTTAATTTGTCTTAAATGCTACAAACTTACGTTTTAATCACTTGctttatattctttaatttataaattttatattctaaaataaaatttaaaaaaatatatattattattattattatgtatccCAAAAGGCCTACAcatcctaaaaattaaaaaattggaaagAATGTCTGATTTGTGCTTGATTATATTTATGGCTACTGTGCATAGATTAGCATTGGCATCATGCGCAAGTTAGCTTGAATCAGGACAGATTTTCTATAACTTATGAATGAAGGGAAGGCATATTATTGGAGATTTGTTGAGTCACATCAAGTCAAAGTGTAGACAACATCATTCctaattttattttgcttttgaaaactttttGGAAAATCAATTCtccagtttttaaaatttatcttcaatTAATTCCCTCCTCATCTTTTGCTTTAAAAAGACTCCACCAGCCAACATGATGTTTACAATTACAACACTTTAGTCCAAGGTTTTTGTATTTGAACTGAACATTGACTTAATAAAAAAGTCTGCTCAGATCaattaatattcaaacataTTGATCAGTGGTTAAACCAACGAACTATTCAaagagatattatattttttatcttgttcaaatgataaattttccTCAAACCACGTTGAAAAACTCTAGTTGCACTAGTCTCGTCATTCTCGTTGTCAACTACTATCAGtaaagaaaatatcatttttaatctCCTCCTAACATTAGTCTTGTCAATTTTGacattgatttgattatatgatTCATTAATGGCattgatttcatcattttctaaCCTCATTATGATTATTTCTGGAATCAGTCTCATCATTTATAATGTTAGACTTATTATCCGATTCATTTTCCACATTGATATTATATTCTTTTGGCAACTCATTCATATTGTAAACTAGTATTTCATTAACAAATTGGTATAAAATTCCCAATTGAACTACATTTTAATACAGTTCAATGACTAAAGTCATTAGACCATCATGGGAGTTGTCATTACTAGTGGATCTCAATTGAATCAATTAAATTGATTGTTCAAATCCGGGGcgtaaaatattacttaaatcaatggaagttttaactataattgagaatttatatttaaacaaggccaaaggactatttcccacccaaagtatgctattatctcaaagtttcctctgttaactttaaaaattttatttactcacTCATGAACGATTAAAATTACATAACcttaactctttaaaatttaatttagttttccccccctaacccctaaaaactaatcattttctcttatgtcaagttttaaaaaatagcattccctcTCTAGAGTTTAGCTTTCAATCCCCGACGTCAAATCCAACATCATCATCGATGACAAAGCTTTTTAGAGGCATCACCATGCTCTGatcatctctcttttctcctctgGAATGCTGATCGACCAAGATCTGGCCTAGAAAGTTGAAGAGCTTAGTCGGGAGACGAAACTCTTTGACTTTTTAGGCCAGATCTGGACTGACAGAAGTTCTagaggagaaaagagagacGGTTGAAGTATGGTGATGCCTCTTGAAAGCTTCGTCGTCGGCAATGACATAGGATTTGACACTTGGGATTGAAagctaaaccctaggg from Mangifera indica cultivar Alphonso chromosome 6, CATAS_Mindica_2.1, whole genome shotgun sequence encodes the following:
- the LOC123219540 gene encoding protein ALTERED PHOSPHATE STARVATION RESPONSE 1, with the protein product MGCAASSIDKEERVQICRQRKKLMKQLLGLRKEFADSQLAYLRSLKNTGVTLRQFTESESLEIENPPYDTTLEASPPPSLPPSPPPPPPPYSPDLRNVDDNLKDEVIHKESIEINEDGSRISPTQVLSPSWEYHFHYSSSHGQSSKCEMVTQFDEETWAETKTDFEEDDQEEEVNSNTVTEKPPPEELIADNLKMMSSYTKDTTHMTMALWRRKTLDGIIKELDDYFLKAWAAGKDIGILMDIKHGDTFLPQNFKENKRKRSNSPKVFSSLSWNWSSKSLQFTQGAFGMCGPSEPCRPGAHCITLSKLYAAEQRLYKELKEEETTKLEHKKKSMLLQKQEDENYNWIKTEKTRVCVEKLGTDIGRLQHSISETCSSILQIIEEELYPQLVALISGLMHMWRTMYECHQVQKHISERLSHLTNDQSKDYTTESHQQATAQLEVEVTAWLASFCKLTNSQQVYVRTLCRWIQLTACLVHDQQTYSSSAIRRLCEHWQLVFDKLPDKVAIEAIRSFLSAIQVIFQQQLEERNLHKKSDRLEKRLQKELKSLAEMEKKLEGTLPDGVDPSNLSPKHPLSLKSAKIEALRKQVHTEETKYLNSVQVTRDMIMNNLKTSLPIVFEALMGFSSDSARAFEAVHCRINQATCSDASETLTF